The Rosa rugosa chromosome 1, drRosRugo1.1, whole genome shotgun sequence genomic sequence cccttgcttcgctggtagtaacggtggcggttgcgctcgcagtcggctcctagggagactgggactggaagtacggtcgccgggttggtctggtgatgctgacagtcggctctcggagagactaggactggcgcacggtcaccgggtttcaacgaggttgaaggtttgctccggggaggctttgtaatcgctaggattgattgatatgagagaggtccctTGTTGtgtcgtctttagcctctatatataggctgctgcaGCTTCTCCTTCCAAATAGGAATGCAATGCtgtattttaggccacagttattggccttgaatcaaatcaaaacacttaatagttttgatatctaTCGTAGATTCGCCTCTGTACGTGGCTAGGATATAGGCAAGATTAATTGCCTCTTAGAGTCCTGGATGTAATCTTCCTCTTGGATGCGGTAGGATATGCATTAACTGCATATATATCTTCGCGGGGACTCCCGTAGCTCGCGGCATGCAATTACATCACCCCTTATTTATTGCAATTAAGCATGATTGCATGCTTCTTGAATTGTACCACGTCCATGAATCCTTATTTGCATGAGAGACTTGATTGCTTGCATGACATGGGCCCACCATAGGACTTACTTGCATGAGCAATTATACATACATGAATTACCATGATACATACATTCCTTTGCAATAAGAACCCCTGCTTTCACGTCCcccttaattgcatgggaaaCCATGATTCCTTCCTTGCACGTAGCCTACTCCATATATATGTAGCTGCCATCTTTCCCTTTTGCACATACTTGGTAATCAAGAAAATCATCAAATATATTGATAATCAGTGAATATCCTGTTTTGCTTTAAAATTGCTTGGCCTCTAAGTAGGcattatttagcctctaaacaatatattccgaacttatcgaaaatatatgcttcggccacggatattggcccggttctcttcgagtcccccttgtcgggaaaaaaattaaatgttattttgggttcaaacactaTTCTTCCTCCTCAATCTCTCATTGATGAGAGCCCTCTCCAGCTGCTCCACCCTCTGCGACAACGACCCCAGCAGCCGGATTTGTTTTTCCGGTGAACCAGCTCGGTCACCAGACCCACCATCCTCTCATTCTCCTCCACCATCTTCTCTAGTAGCTCCTCTTTCTTCTTGCTCTACATTGAATCAGAGTTGAACCCAACTTTAAAACCGACCAAGGAGTAAACCCAATGACTTGCTCAAGAACTTGGCTTTGTCTGGGTTTTGGGAAATCGAAGTGATTGACATGGAAATCTTCTCAGGTTGTTTTCCTTTAACCACTTTGGTGGTGTTTTGGGTTGAAATTTTCTATGGGTGTTGTTAGAATCACAAAGTTTGGGGACGGGCTcatgtggttgtggttgtggtgATGGTGGCTGATGGATGATGACTTTCCAAATATTTCTCCGCCGCCTCCTATCGAAGCCAGCCACTCCCGCCTCTCGAGCGACTCTACTGGAGTGCTGTTacggtgatggtgatggtggctGATGGATGATTGCTCACTAACTCTGCAGGAGTGCTGTTGTGCTGCTGCGACGCCTTGAAATTGCTGGTGCCCGACCACGACTTGAACCTTCCCGCCACCGTCGCCTGAGCCCTTCCCACCTACGAGCCTCCTGACCCGGCCCTTTCACTTTGGCATtccccctttaaaaaaaaaaatttgctttttttattatatgagaaaaaaaaggtaattaaaaaaaagggtaaattggttaTTTAATGATCAAAATATGTCAGCCGTTAGTTTTTGAAAAGAAGCTAACGGCACCGGGTACCGATCTTCGGTCGGGATCGAAACCTCAGGTACCGTTATGATATTTTCTGAACGTGAGGTACTGAAGTTTAGAATGAGAAAAATATCAGGTACTGTACGGACGATTTTACccccttgaaaagttaacccTGTTAACAGctttactgttcccaggtacTAATATTTGGTCGGGGTtaaaagtccaggtaccaatctgatatttttttaacttaaggtacgaaagttattagtggccgataCGTCAGGTACTATTTGTGAGATTTTCCCTAAGAATATTGAATCTTCTGAAGTGCCTAATACCACAAGGTACACAGTGTTTGATATCTTAGAAATAAGAGCATTATCCAACATATAGCATATCATTTCTAGTGGTTTGATCCTTCAACTAGCTTAACCAGACTTGATATCCTGGTAAACAAAGGAAGGATCAGAACAATGTAAGTGTGGGAAAGCTATCGGATTCAACGTGCATGCAAAAATGTAATGCTATTACAAGAACTAAGCATACTAGATAAACAAACTGAAAGCGTTTAATTTTGCACATCAATGAAAGCAAACTGACTGGCAGTCAAGCAAAGCGAAAGGTTCTCGTATGGAGAATGGCTAAACGAAGCATAATCAGAAGTGCTGAGATGAGTCACAGTTGCAATAACTGTGACTTGCAATCCCCTACATGTTTCTCAACAAAGTATCCAGCAATTCTCACATTCGGATTACAATAATTCTCATATTTTCGACCACGATACAGTAACTATGACTTAACAATCCCCTGAATGCAGAATGAAAATTAGGTTTTCTCCTACCAAATACCCACTAATAAGTGCTAGAGTGCAAGCAGCCTCAGGAGTTATGATGCTTTCTGTGACTACCAATTTGCAGTGAGCATTCATAACATCACAAGCAAATTCATATGATAAAGAACCAAAATTTATTTACCATATTGAACCAAGTATCTTGCCAGAAAGAAACCCATGCAGATTCTTGAAGCTAAGTAACCATAACAGATTctttaacagaaaaaaaaaaaaataaacaggcAAATTAGAAAATGTATGATCTTAatcaacaacatatatatactaAAGTATCAGCAGAGCTTCATTAATGTAACTGAACCATCTATGATCTTAATCAGCAACTTAAACACAATATAATTCAAACATGAAACAACAAAAGAGAACACCTTTTCTTCACTCTTCACAGAAAGCAGAGAGCTTTACCCATCATTGAAGTTATTGAATCACTCCACCCAAAAAGAGCAGATTTCCGGGTATCGGGTTCGGGTACCCGGGGGGAACATAGCTGCCCTCTTGGCCCATCATGAATAAAGAACTGGACTGTCTAGCCCAGACCCACTTCACTTCAACCAAAACGGCGTCGTCCGAAGCACCTCCATCCCAAAAGTAAATGACTTCAGCTCCGCCGTAGTCTCAGCTCCACAGCTCTCGTTAAACCCCGAAATGGGTTTTCTCAGCAGAGCCTCTAAAACCCTGAAACCACCAAAGAACCTATCTTTACTACAAACCCACCTAACCTTAAACCCTTTATCCTCTATTTTCAGGCGCAACCCAGTTTCCACCAACTTCAACTACGACCCTTTGAGATTGAGCCAAGCTTTTTGCTCCCATTCTCGCCAAAACAGCAAAGAAAACGCCGTGGATTTGAGCCAGTACCCTACTGAGAGGATCAGGAACTTCTCCATTATCGCCCATGTCGATCACGGCAAGTCTACTCTGGCAGATAGGCTCTTGGAGCTCACTGGGACCATTAAGAGAGGCCATGGTCAGCCTCAGTACCTTGATAAATTGCAGGTATATGAAACTTTAATGATTGTTTCTGtcatttagagagagaaagattcTTGCTTTGTTTAGGATATGTGGATTTAATGGTTGTTTGGTAAATGGGATTGGTTTTCCTTGCTTGGTTGAGCTGAATTGTGTGGTGTATTTGCTGTTTTGTGTATAAAGGTTATGAATTGAAATGGTTGCTTTGAAGTTCTTGAACTTTTGTTAAGAAAATGGAAAATTATTTGTACTTCATATGCCCATTTGATAGTGTGGTTTACTTGTTATATTATGCATAcagttcatgtttttttttttttttctttggttgcaTTTGAACCTCTTGATGTTCTCAGCATACTTCAGGAATGTAGTTGTGTgttattaagaaaaagaaaatgtggTTGTGCTTCATATGTTCATTTTGATTTGGGTTATGGTAGgtggagagagaaaggggaATTACTGTAAAGGCACAGACAGCTACCATGTTCCACAAGCACAATTTTCATGGTGCGGATAAAGATGGGGCCAGTGAAGAACCGAGTTTTCTGCTGAATCTGATTGACACGCCAGGTCATGTGGACTTTAGCTATGAAGTATCGAGATCACTAGCTGCTTGCCAGGGTGCCCTTTTGGTTGTTGATGCTGCTCAGGGTGTTCAAGCGCAAACTGTGGCAAACTTTTATCTTGCGTTTGAATCTAACTTGGCAATAATACCTGTCATCAACAAAATTGACCAGCCGACTGCTGATCCCGAACGTGTCAAAGCTCAGCTTAAATCAATGTTTGATCTCGACGCAAGTGATGCTCTTTTAACGTCTGCAAAAACAGGACAGGGGCTTGAGCATGTCCTTCCTGCAGTCATAGAACGCATACCACCTCCTCCTGGGAAGAGCGAGTCACCTTTGCGGATGCTTTTGTTGGATTCATACTATGATGAATATAAAGGAGTTATATGTCATGTTGCAGTTGTTGATGGGATGCTGCGCAAGGGGGACAAAATTGCATCCGCAGCAACTGGCCAAGCTTATGACATTTTGGATGTTGGGATCATGCATCCCGAGCTTACTTCCACAGGAGTCCTTCATACTGGACAAGTTGGGTATGTTGTGAGTGGCATGCGTTCGACCAAAGAGGCACGTATTGGGGACACACTTCATCATAATAAAACCATTGTCCAGCCCCTGTCAGGTATTCTATTTATTATTCATAGTTAAGGTATTCTATTATCACTGATGGTGTTCAAATTGTAGGGTTCAAGCCTGCAAAACATATGGTGTTTTCTGGTCTTTACCCTGCTGATGGATCTGATTTTGAGGCACTTAACCATGCAATTGAGAGACTGACCTGCAACGATGCTAGTGTGTCTGTAGCCAGAGAGAGTAGCACAGCACTAGGTCTGGGTTTTAGGTAGGGAACTTATTACTAAAACAGTAAAACCTTTTTGCACTGCAAAAATAAAGTGGTTTGCTTCTACCATGATTGATATTC encodes the following:
- the LOC133726418 gene encoding translation factor GUF1 homolog, mitochondrial; amino-acid sequence: MGFLSRASKTLKPPKNLSLLQTHLTLNPLSSIFRRNPVSTNFNYDPLRLSQAFCSHSRQNSKENAVDLSQYPTERIRNFSIIAHVDHGKSTLADRLLELTGTIKRGHGQPQYLDKLQVERERGITVKAQTATMFHKHNFHGADKDGASEEPSFLLNLIDTPGHVDFSYEVSRSLAACQGALLVVDAAQGVQAQTVANFYLAFESNLAIIPVINKIDQPTADPERVKAQLKSMFDLDASDALLTSAKTGQGLEHVLPAVIERIPPPPGKSESPLRMLLLDSYYDEYKGVICHVAVVDGMLRKGDKIASAATGQAYDILDVGIMHPELTSTGVLHTGQVGYVVSGMRSTKEARIGDTLHHNKTIVQPLSGFKPAKHMVFSGLYPADGSDFEALNHAIERLTCNDASVSVARESSTALGLGFRCGFLGLLHMDVFHQRLEQEHGAHVISTIPTVPYMYEYSDGSKVEVQNPAALVANSKKQVTACWEPTVLATIIIPSEYVGAVITLCSERRGQQLEYTFIDSQRAFMKYRLPLREIVVDFYNELKSITSGYATFDYEDSEYQQSDMVKLDILLNGQPVDAMATIVHNLKAQRIGRELVEKLKKYIDRQMFEITIQAAIGTKVVARETISAMRKNVLAKCYGGDVSRKRKLLDKQKEGKKRMKRVGSIDIPQEAFHELLKSS